TCAACCACCCATCGCAACGGAAGCAGCACAAAGCCCGTCGCTCCAGTCGGGCGTTTCACCACAACAAGTTCCACATCGTTCAAGGAAGCATCAATCTGCGGCTGCTCTCCGGTGTACCCCTGGTCGGCGATAACGACATCAATGTGGTCACCAGTGACCTGCTGCACCTCGCGGCACAAGTCATAGACCTGCTCTCGGTCTTGCTCATTGCCAGGGGTGACGAGCAACGTCATGACATTACCCATCGTGTCGACAGCAGCGTGGATTTTGCTGCCCTTACGACGCTTTCCACCGTCATATCCAGCACGTCCGCCACTCTCGGGCGTGCTTTGCAGAGTGCGGCTATCCACGATGGCAACGGTAGGAACGCCCTCCTTGAGGGCGTCCTCGCGAACCAGTGAATGCAGGTCGTGAGCGAGGTTCTCGAAGCAACCTCGTTCAAACCACCGCATCAGTTGCTGATGGACAATTTTGTATGGCGGAAAGTCGTGTGGGAGGTACTCCCACTGACTCCCTGTGCGGCCAATCCACAGAGCGGCATTGAGGACTT
The sequence above is a segment of the Deinococcus wulumuqiensis R12 genome. Coding sequences within it:
- a CDS encoding IS5-like element ISDra5 family transposase → MLSERKPYKSDLDDETYLFILPYFLLAPEDAHQRVYPIREVLNAALWIGRTGSQWEYLPHDFPPYKIVHQQLMRWFERGCFENLAHDLHSLVREDALKEGVPTVAIVDSRTLQSTPESGGRAGYDGGKRRKGSKIHAAVDTMGNVMTLLVTPGNEQDREQVYDLCREVQQVTGDHIDVVIADQGYTGEQPQIDASLNDVELVVVKRPTGATGFVLLPLRWVVERTFAWTARFRRLSRDLERLQSSLLGFHWLAVSVTLLNKLKPILGSLA